From the Lathyrus oleraceus cultivar Zhongwan6 chromosome 4, CAAS_Psat_ZW6_1.0, whole genome shotgun sequence genome, one window contains:
- the LOC127074069 gene encoding ATP synthase delta chain, chloroplastic, translated as MASLQHTTASLHSKHIPKTTNILTRKPILNLSFSTFYSPKLKLKLKLPLTKTRRSTGGALGARMSSLAAGSYAAALADLANSNNTLDAITADFDKIEQLFSDPKVFDYFSSPIVEDSTKRQLIGEFATTSGFQPHTHNFLNVLIDSKRIDMIIDIIKEFEFVYNTLTDTELVVVTSVVKLESHHLAQIAKQVQKLTGAKKVRTKTLLDPSLVAGFTVRYGNTGSKFIDMSVKRKLEEIAAQIDLGDIQLAV; from the coding sequence ATGGCGTCTCTACAGCACACCACCGCTTCACTCCACTCCAAACACATCCCCAAAACCACAAACATCCTCACTCGAAAACCCATCCTCAACCTCTCCTTTTCAACCTTCTACTCCCCAAAACTCAAACTCAAACTCAAACTCCCCCTCACCAAAACCCGCCGCTCCACCGGCGGAGCCCTCGGAGCCAGAATGTCATCCCTAGCCGCCGGCAGCTACGCAGCCGCTTTAGCCGACTTAGCAAATTCAAACAATACCCTCGACGCAATAACCGCCGACTTCGACAAAATCGAACAACTTTTCTCTGACCCCAAGGTGTTCGACTATTTCTCCAGCCCAATAGTCGAAGATTCCACCAAACGCCAACTTATAGGAGAGTTCGCCACTACCTCAGGCTTCCAACCACACACACACAACTTCCTTAACGTCTTGATCGACTCGAAGAGGATCGATATGATCATCGACATTATTAAGGAGTTTGAATTTGTTTACAATACTTTAACTGATACAGAGCTTGTGGTTGTGACTTCGGTTGTGAAGTTGGAGTCACATCATTTGGCTCAGATTGCAAAACAGGTTCAGAAGCTTACTGGGGCTAAGAAAGTGAGGACTAAAACTCTTCTTGATCCAAGTTTGGTGGCTGGTTTTACTGTCAGGTATGGGAACACTGGCTCTAAGTTTATTGATATGAGTGTTAAGAGGAAACTCGAGGAAATTGCTGCTCAAATTGATTTGGGTGATATCCAACTTGCTGTATAA